Below is a window of Callospermophilus lateralis isolate mCalLat2 chromosome 9, mCalLat2.hap1, whole genome shotgun sequence DNA.
GAATGAATAATTGAACAAATGAATTTATAAAAGCACAATTACTATATTTAGTGAATCAGGAAATCACACATACCTTATTTTTCTAGGGTTTGTGTGAGTGGGTTTCCACGACAACATGAAAAACACTGGAAAGAACTCTGTGGTCGAATAGTATTGGATCCTGAATTTATGGTGCAACTTCTCACAGGGGTTTATTATGCCATGTAAGTAGGTGGTAGATGAAATTTATGAATTCTTCCTTATTAGATGTAACAAAGGGTCTTTTGTCCCAGGATGAGCACActatcttgtttttctaatgtagttttctttgattattattttttttttaaagagagagtgggagagagagagagagagagagaagagagagagagaattttttaatatttattttttagttcttggcggacacaacatctttgtttgtatgtggtgctgaggatcgaacccaggccgcacgcatgccaggcgagcgtgctacctcttgagccacatccccagcccctctttgattatttttaaagtagcaaatatataatataattagtTGTTAAAATTAGAGTCATCCTAAAAATTTTCAGGTTTTCTGTATGGAAAATTATCTCTAAAAAGTTCATAACTCAAATTTTCATGAATGCATTAAGTATATGATTGAATATTAGCCACATGTgataaaaatcaatttatttgaAGAAGCATCTATAAACTACTTTAAACATAGTATTTGAAATCTCCTTTGTTattataaccaaaattaaaacattgtagaaatgaaataatataaCAATCAATGTGAAGCCTatagtcccagcagctctggaagatatgtaaatttgaagccagcctgggcaatttggtgagaccctatcccaggtaaattaattaaaaagattGGCTGTACAGCTCCTTGGTATcgtgcccctgggtttgatccccattaCCAGGAAGGAAAATTTTGATGTGAAAATCTTATTTACAACCCAAATAGTAGgagttagaatttaaaaaaaaattatgtgaggaTTAGAGATATTTGCTAAAGATAGTATATGATATGCTTATCTACAGGTATAATGGACAGTGGGACCTTGGCCAGGAAGTTCTCGATGACATCATTTATAGAGCTCAACTAGAACTTTTTTCTCAACCACTATTGGTAagttatatttacttttttttttttcccccctccttCTTAGccctagaaattgaacccagggtcactctactactgagctacatccccagcatcctactccatttttttttcccgCTTTTAAGACATCctatcactaagttgtccaggttggcattgaacttgttatcctcctgcctcactttcccaagtggctggaattataggtatctGACTGACTTACTCTTTATATAATATGTCTGTATGTAAAGAAGGTACTActgtttaaaaaattagaaagctAAAAAAGTAAAATTCAGTAATTTAAAGAATTAAATGTCTTGAAATCCTTTAAGAGATAAGAAATGTTAAATATAAGTTATTGAAATCTCTAGAATAAATGGTGTGATAGAAGTgagatgatgaattgctaaaatgAGTTTGATGCCCCCTCACAAATACCTAAATTCTAAACAATTAGTGTTTTAAATGCAAAGAGAGTATGCagtgaacaaagaaaaaaaaatattctcattaGGCATGACAAGAAAAAGCCAGTTATTTTATTCTGCATATGAAAGTTTATGCTTTacaaaataaaagtcaaaatgtAAATGATAAATATAAAGACAAATGTAAATATCCACTGAGGGAAGACATTCTTTGTGCTGTGGTGGTAGTATGACACAACTTTGATCATCTCATTGTGGAAGCAGTCtggtaaatgtgtgtgtgttctttcaTTCTGTGTTCCATGTGTGGTAGTGTATCCCAGGAAACTAAATACCAAAAACATGTATTATAAGCTCAGCATTACAATGTTATTTTAAATGGCAAAGGAATAAAACTAGTCTAAATGTTCCACAGCAAGCCAGGCTCACTGGCATgcccctgtaatcctagtggctctggaggctgaggcaggaggattgcaaagtctaaggcaagcctcagtaacttagtgagtcccaagcaatttagtgagaccctgtctcaaaattttttaaaaaagtaaaataaagtgggctggggatgtggctcagtggtaaatcccaaaagaaaaaaaaaagttgcagtccgtaccaaaagaaaaaaaagttccaAGCAGCAAATGATGTATTATGATATTTACTTGATAAAATTATAGCTTGACAACTTATATGAAACAAAAATcctggggctagggatatagctcagtagtagaacacttcgcctggcatgcatgagaccctgggttccatttgAAAGGAAGGGaatgaagagagaaagagaaaagaaaaatgctaGTTTGTGTTAAGTGGAAAATTAatatacagttttttaaaaatctagacaTAGGAATCAAAATAATAGTAGTTGACTAGATGGTCTGACTATGGatcattttaatttctttccaGTTTGCAGTACTTTTTGGGGGGTGGAGAGTGGGggagtacctgggattgaacctaggggcacttgaacactgagcaacatccccagccctattttgtattttgtttagagatagggtctcattgacttgcctagcgcctcacttttgctgaggctggttttgaacttgcagttctcctatctcagcctcctgagctgctggaattataggcgtaTGCCACTACGCCCGGCTGCAgtacttttttaaaagtttatttgggggtaggcattctaccactgagctatacctccaggtcttctttatttttattttaagacagggtctcactaagttgatgaagctaaccttgaacttgtcaccctccttcctcattctcctgAATCACTCGAATTAGAGACATGTCACCAGGCCTGGCTAtgtctttgttttaaaatttttaagctgaatataaatttattaaggtaccatttgcaatagttctttgatattaaattcctatttttctcattttagtaTCCCCTATTTTACACTAAGGGTTACATTAAAACAGGTAATAGGACAAAAAaatttcatcatcatcatcataacttGAATTTTTAAGGCTCTTTAAATTCATGGTTTATCCTTGTAACCaccttgaaaattttaaaaaatttaataaagtgACATTTCCAAGGCAGTACAGGTTAATCGATTATTCTTTGTTGGCATCTCTGAAGGACCCAATAAATGATAACCCTTTCCTTATTCAAGTTGCAAGTTACATGAACAAATAGTTGGCATATGGAGAAACAAGCATCATCTATATTACTGATAAAGACTAAATTCAAATACTTAACTCCTTACTCATCTATCTGGTAGTCCACTGGAGAGAAGGCCTGAGTGGGCAGGTCAGGCACATCTATCCAGGTTGATACATTCCATATGTGCTTGGCCAagtagagagggagggagaaagataaTCCTTTAGGTCAAGATCTTTGCTAAGTTAGTAACCCATTTAAGAAACATTAACTAGTCAACTCTCAATTactcaccaaccaggtttctcacTTCTCTAAGCTAGCAGAAAGTAGTGTGCACAATGCCAGAAGTATTTAGGGAAGACTTCTCTTTATGGAAATAGAGAAGTGGAGAAAAGCCTAATTAACAAATGAACAAGAAACAAAACCACTTAATTTTTGCCTATTATTTATCATGTGAAGACTAGAAGCTTATTCTAATTTTTCTTACATCAGGGTGCAAAATGGTAAATGCTTTTTCTCCTTGAAAGTCAACAACTCCAAGAATCAGTGGGGTATGActcactttttctatttttttcttatttttgttgtaCTGGGATCAAATCTAGGACctagtacatgctaggcaagttctctatccctgagctacacccccaacccagtgactcacatttttaaaaataaattctcctTTGAAAAACCTGTTTTAAATAATACAGAATGTTGGAGATACAAATATTTCTGACACATTTGTACTTTTGTTATATTAGGATAGGTTTTAAATACATATTCAAAGAGTTACAGAAGCATGAAGTACAGAATAAGCAAAAGCTGCATGTTGGTTGTAAATTTGTACACCTTATGTTATTATtttaggttgccaatgccatgaaAAACTCATTACCATTTGATGCTCCCGATTCTTCACAAGAGGGCCAGAAAGTACTTAAAGTGGAAGTCACCCCAACAGTGCCGAGGATTTCTCGGACTGCAATTACAACAGCTTCAATCCGTCGGCATAGATGGAGAAGAGAAGGTAAGTACAAAATCCCCATAGTATGCTCATGGAGTCAAGtaaatttttcattatttgtaTAGACTATATTAACTCATGGTATTATAGCACTTTATATAATTAAAGTAaaagttttttagtttttaagataGCTCTTAGAAATGTGATTAAATGCTTACTGttaaatttaatataaatatatgtgtacataAGGTAGAAAGATGTTATACTgctatataaatattaaaacaaaaataagatcagatggatttttgtctgtttttgaaCTAGTAGTAACAATAGGAAAAAAGTTTAAGCCTGCTAACTtactgaggaaaaaaataaaaggtgcaTGTATGAGCACTGTGGGAGATAACTATGATAAACCAAACTAACAGTGTAATACAAGCTATCCATAAAATAATTGACTGTGGTTTTGGATTTATATCtttgcatttccttttttatatgtGCTGAACCCAGCAGTATTTCATAAGACATACAGTTCTTGAATAGTCAAGCTGTCTTGCCTAAGAGATATTAATTGCCATTTAATCCCTATTTTTCTGTCCTGTTCATTTGCAAACCTCACATTGTTCATCTGCTGCCTTATGTGCGTGCAAGCTATGCACACACATGTAATTATATAAATAGTGTTTGTGTTAATATCATATCCATATAAACATTCTCTTATCTGCCTGGGTCAGAATGCTCAGAATAGAGCAGCACAAAAGCACTAAAATTTTATATGTTGAATCCCAGATGGCTTTGACTTCTCAAACGAGGCTGACTCGAGTATTCCTGGCTCCCCGATCCAACACGGCTCCACTGACCTAGGGATCAAACGTGTGCAAGAGGGGGAGGTGCTGGTGCGCAGGACCCCTGAGCATGGCTCGCCGGAGCCCAACTCGGCAGCAGCCACAACAGAGGGTAGGACAGAGATGAGGAGGCAGAAGTCAGTGAGGCAGTTGCTGGAGAAGGATCCTGGCTCTCTATCCCCAAGCAGAACATCTTTCCATTCTAGTGTGTGTTTCCACTACCCCAGGGTGTATTAGCTTCTCCTTGCAaagcacctctcttccctatatgCCTAGCACCAGGTTAGGTACAATCTTTAGTTACTGTTTGTGCTGGCCTGGAGTGTGCATCCCTGTGTAATCAAAGAACAGCTTGGCATGGCTACTAACAAGGCAGGGGCCTGTATCCAAAAGATTTGCAAATGCTTGGAATTTTTTCATTACTGAGCATGTTTATTCTaacattaggaaagaaaaaatgcACCCAATGGACATGAGCCTTAATAGtcaatataaatgtatttatataaTAACTATTCTTTAAAGATCTGTGAAGGGTTTCAAACATGAGTATACTTGGGAAATTGAAATGGGGCTGATCAATTTATCTGTAATTCTAGGATGTTAAATTAACATCTAAAAAGAATTTCTTACCTTTTTGACAGAGTATGCTATATTGATTGAATTTTTATAGTCCTTGTGTTAAGTTGCCTAGGTCTAGAGAATTACTGACCCTTTCCTCCATATACGTGCTGTCCTGGTGCATACTACATTTTATAATTCATTGTAAATCATGGTTCTATTATGTAGCTCCCAAATGGAATTGAAATGTATTATTTAGAGATCAGATATCCTAGTAGTTTCTTGTTTCTACAATGTAGGTATCTTGAGAATTTTTTACCTATCGTCTTCCATCACTCTCTGTAAAAGAACATTTCTGTCCTCCAGGAAAGTATTTACTTGCTGTCTTGCATGGAATGCCATGAGTTAGCTTTGTGAAAGAGGGAACTGTAGGTAAATAGCTTTTTCATTACCCAATGTGTTGCCACTGTGAAACCTTTATACTGATTTGCATAATAAACCATGTAGTTTTAAAAGAGGTACATATTTTTGCTTAAAGCAAAACATACATAAAGCAATTAACTTCCACCTTAAGGAAGTCTTTCTTTTTGGTGCATTAGAAATTTGAGCATGCTCAGTAAGAATTTAAACCTATACTCTGTGCCCTTGCCCATTTGCCCAGGACAGTCAACCTTCATTTTACAGTATTGCATGTGCATGATCTAGGAACCCAGAGAAGTTGGTACCGTTTCAGATTCTTCTTTATATGGCTATGGAAGATGCAGCCTTCCCTTTTTATACTTTCCCTAGCAATCAATTTTAGTGAGAATATGGAACCCAGAGTTGGCCTAAATTGAACAACATCTTATTtctttatattcttgatgattaaaTGAGCTACTTAAGATGTATCTTGTACCATTGTTAGGACTATTGAAAGTATGTGTTAAATGTAGCACGGTTAGTTAATTTTAGTATTGATAAAATTATAGGAAGTGTTAGATTAGTCTGAAATATTGCTTCCAATTCATCAGAAGTCATACATTTTGAAAAAGGAATCAAAACCGTTAATTTCTCTTTAATATCCTATTGAAtcctattaaatatttaaatgccTTACTTTCATATTTCTAATTACTGGTAAAATGTTAGCTTTAGTGAGGGATTGGTGATATAAAACCACAAGAAAAGGGGAataaatttgtttctttttactggggattgaacccaggggcactttacactgagctacatccccagccttttttatttattttgagacagggtatcataatgttgcttagattcttgctaagttgctgaggctagatccttctgcctcagcctcctgggttgatGGGATTACAGCTGTGAGCTACCACATCCAGCAGGGAATAAGTTTTGAGTATGTTTGAAATTTCTAAACAATTATCTTACCCTTTAGTCTAGCTTAATTATAGTTTTAAATCAATATTAGTAGAATAGgaaaggcaattttttttttttacagattgtTGTTTGGATCATGAGTAAAATGTTTTGAGAATTGCCTGTTTTCTTTCTTAAGGTTTTTTAAACAGAAGGAAGGAAATTACTAAAACGTATGAGAAGTTTTGGTAATTCTGTAGTATGCCAAAGCTTTTGAATTAATGTAGATAattgatcttttaaaaatgttttaaagtatGATGGTTTTAAATAGTTTTATAGTTAAAACTGTGATATTATATGTTGAAATTCAGGGAGAATATGAATCTATCACCTACCTATTAAACTGAAGATGATTCCTATAATTAAAGTTTAGTCATTGTTCCATTATAATAAACCATTTCCTAGTACATACCAGTAGGTTCTCTTGCATGGTGGCCTTCATGTTACAATCATCTCTTTTATGGCCATATTGCTTTGGCATAAGATCTGCATGTAGCAAGATTCAAAGCTAGCACTAAATCTCTCAGTCTCCTTCCTAATTAATAGATAAATCCAATGATATATTTCTGTTCATTCCTTGTTTTATATTACCAATACTACTTTTGAATTAGTAATTATTTcttcttgggcattttagagtTCTTTATACTAATTTTAAGTAAATTACTAAAACGATATGTAAATCAAAGTTTCAATTTTCATGGGACATTATATACAGTTCTCTTGAAGAGGTTGAGAGACATGGTGTCAGCTGCTACTTTTCTTAGTAAATGCATTTTCACATAGCTTTGCATGATTAAACATTAAATTGctggatatatatatgtatatatatataacaaggtgccttttgcTTTAAGGACAGCTTATTTCATTCtttagaaggaaggaaataacaaATCCATGAGAAAATATAGCcaagaatgtatttttatttttccaggtaCTATGTTAAGTAAAAGattgtgtttttaatattttatatatctttCACATAGGTAACTTATATCTCAAAGTAATATTTGTGTAGATTATTTCCTAACATTTTACTCTTAACTATAATGTTGGTATCTATTTTGTAGATTTGATTAAACTTATTTGCAGTCTGGGAAAAATATCAgtttttgaaagaagaaaaagtatggTCATATAGTCTCTTAGAAAGTAAATACAATCAATAGAGAATTGGGCTTTCTGGAATAGCATGAtcaatgtattatatatatttctctccCCACAAAAACTCAAGATACAGATTTTTATGTTAACTACAGTTTATGTGTGAAATGTAATGGGGCATTATATTTTGTGATTATAAaagtaaataagtgaaataaagatgttgtgttcaaatacaaataaaagattaaaatactttaaaaaaagttatacatctcaATGCTAGaatctaaaatattaaatatatataatgtagGAAATGAAAATCATTCTTAAGTATCCCTGCTAGTTTTTTACCACTGTTCCCTGATAATGTTTTCTTCATATTAATTTTTCAAGAAAGTATGGAAACCAGTGAGTAGTCCTGTCCATAAGACAAAATATGGTTGTGAAATTATTGGAAGCAATGTAGTTTCTTAGATTAGAaatagagttagaaaatctattagTTCAATATTAAAAGCCTTAAGCCATAGAGAAGCAGTTAACttgataaatataaaatcttaTTATAGTTTTGGCCTATAGGCATAAATCAGGTTTTGGTATAATTCTAGGTAACTGAAATTGGAAGAGTCCCTTTTGTACATTTTATGGTGGGCTAAAGAAGATATGAGGAAAAGGTTTCAATTGTTTTACAATAGGTAAATATGTTCATGTCAAATGAAAAACAGTATATTATaaagagttataaatgtatttatatatttaatgtatTGTGCCTGGTTTTATATGCCCAAATATTAATAGTATATTAAGTAAGTTTATGAATAGTTTTATAAAAACTGAAGTAATTAAAACTAAATGAACACAATAAATAGTATATTAGAATTCTGTATAGATTAAGATTTATTCTCCTAAATTACTTAGAAGTGTTGATAGTAAGATCATTATGAACTCATAGCAAATGTTAATCAAGAAAAAGGTCAGTGTTGTTATTCACAACTGCTACTTAACTTAATTTAGCTATTACTAAGtctttctgatttattttttaggtgctgAGGGTGTAAATGGAGGAGAGGAGTCTGTAAACCTGAATGATGCAGATGAAGGATTTTCATCAGGGGCTTCCCTCAGCAGCCAGCCAATTGGGACCAAACCATCCTCTTCTCAGAGGGGAAGCTTACGGAAAGTAGCAACTGGGCGTTCAGCCAAAGATAAAGAAACAGCTTCTGCCATCAAATCCAGTGAGATCCCTCGAGATTCAATAGTTCGCAAGCAGTATATTCAACAACCAACTGATCTTAGTGTAGATTCCATTGAACTGACACCAATGAAGAAACACCTGAGCCTGCCTGCTGGCCAGGTGGTGCCAAAAACCAATAGTTTAAGTCTAATCAGGACAGCCAGTGCTTCCTCAAGTAAATCATTTGACTATGTAAATGGCAGTCAAGCAAGTACCAGCATTGGGGTTGGCACTGAGGGAGTTACTAATCTAGCAGCTAATAATGCTAATCGATATTCAACTATCAGTCTACAGGAAGACCGGCTAGGTCAAGCTGGTGAAGGTAAAGAGCTCCTCAGCCCAGGAGCCCCCTTAACCAAGCAGTCTCGATCCCCAAGTTTCAATATGCAGCTAATATCCCAGGTGTAGTTCTGACATCCTCTCTTCGCTTACCTTTTAAATGGAACATTTCATTGTATAAGAAGACACTCATCCCACATTGTGAAAATATTGGTCATTGTAATCAGATTTGATTTAGTTTAGGTATCTTCATACTGTATTTTGTATGAAAACAGCAATAAGGTTTTCTTTTCCCTCCTTCCTATATCTTCTCTTCACCTGTACCTTGTAAATGTGTTTGTGAAGCAGTATAACACGTTTGCCTTTTCCATGCCTTCCTTTTTCCTTGGGTGATGTGCAATCCATCATAGGCTGATTGGTCCCATTTCAACACTGTGAGACTGAGGATACACTAGAGGAAGTGGTGTATATGATCCTTATGATTCTTTGGCTTTTGttcaaaaacaagacaaaacgGGTTTGTTCACATAATCTATAGAACTATGAAGATTATTGgatcatatttttttctctcttaaccAGGAGTGCCTCAGAGGTTCTGCTATGACTTGGGACTTCTCTGAGTCTGTGCAATCATTTTCTTGAGAAGCATGGGGAAAGGTGGTGGACTGCTGCACTTTTCATTAAAATGAGGGtagctcttttttttcccccattttctttatcccaAGGACTTAGTTGTTCAGTTACTGAGGCATTTAAATCAATTTGTAGCCACCTCCTTTGGGAGGGTGGGGCTCTAAGTTGATTGTGTAATTGATAATGCACTTTCTCAATGGCTCTCTAGTCATTATTAACATGTCTTCCCTCTTCCCACAAGGACTTAAGATCATTTCTGTCCTTAAATTTTGAACAGCTAACAAATCAGAGAATTCAAGGAGCATGTTCTATTTCCCAGGAATGATTGACACTTTGGTGCTGGGGTTTTGTTGGGGGAGGGGTGGTTTTTGTTTAGCTTGTTGGAATTGTGTCTGAGGGGGGTTTtgattggtttttctttttctttgtgagCTGATGATGACTGAAGTAGAACTGTACGTCTTCAGGTAAAGAGAGGGATTTCTCAATCCACTTTCTGTGATGTTAGACTCTTGGAGAAACCCTTTCAGCTGCTTTCTAGATGTACCTAAATTCAGTCAGACATTTTGGATTAATAAACCTAAAGTCCTGATAGATCATATACTCCAAGGAAATACATCAGGGACAGATAGTTGGCTGAAAACACTGACGCTTCAATGTGACACATTTTTATAGAACATTTCTACCAGGGGGTACTGACTTGATTTCTCCTATAAGGACTACACTGCCTTTATGTTTAGTATAATGCAGTTTGTGTATCTTCTAATCTGCAAAGTTTCTCATTTTTATAAAACTTTGAAATCATGCCAGTAAGCTAGATGTTGAATGTATGTAAGTAGCATTTGGTAACTGCTATAAGGCTACAGAAGTACATTattgattttaaaacatttttttaaaattctgatttgATTAATAAGATTTATTATAACCTCTTCTGGGTCTCGAGCTCTAATGTTTGAAAAAGAAGGGAATATACTTGGTTTTTGAAAAAATCAGTATTGTGACTTGAACTGCTATAAATTATCCTTCCACAAAATACAGTTATTAGTGCTTTGTACATTTACTTTATTATTGTGAAAGAAAAATGAGTTTATAGAAAGCAAGTATTCTCCTTATTAATGGTTTTAGATTTTATCTCTACCAATTGAAATTACAAATAATTTTGTGATAATAACTAagaaaatgccttttttttttttcacacctAAAATCCCCCGGTTGTTTTCAGTTTTaagagcatt
It encodes the following:
- the Hycc2 gene encoding hyccin 2 isoform X1, which translates into the protein MLGSERGVVEEWLSEFKALPDTQITNYAATLHRKKALVPALYKVIQDSNNELLEPVCHQLFELYRSSEVRLKRFTLQFLPELMWVYLRLTVSRDRQSNGCIEALLLGIYNLEIADKDGNNKVLSFTIPSLSKPSIYHEPSTIGSMALTEGALCQHDLIRVVYSDLHPQRETFTAQNRFEVLSFLMLCYNSAIVYMPASSYQSLCRMGSRVCVSGFPRQHEKHWKELCGRIVLDPEFMVQLLTGVYYAMYNGQWDLGQEVLDDIIYRAQLELFSQPLLVANAMKNSLPFDAPDSSQEGQKVLKVEVTPTVPRISRTAITTASIRRHRWRREDGFDFSNEADSSIPGSPIQHGSTDLGIKRVQEGEVLVRRTPEHGSPEPNSAAATTEGAEGVNGGEESVNLNDADEGFSSGASLSSQPIGTKPSSSQRGSLRKVATGRSAKDKETASAIKSSEIPRDSIVRKQYIQQPTDLSVDSIELTPMKKHLSLPAGQVVPKTNSLSLIRTASASSSKSFDYVNGSQASTSIGVGTEGVTNLAANNANRYSTISLQEDRLGQAGEGKELLSPGAPLTKQSRSPSFNMQLISQV
- the Hycc2 gene encoding hyccin 2 isoform X2; translated protein: MLGSERGVVEEWLSEFKALPDTQITNYAATLHRKKALVPALYKVIQDSNNELLEPVCHQLFELYRSSEVRLKRFTLQFLPELMWVYLRLTVSRDRQSNGCIEALLLGIYNLEIADKDGNNKVLSFTIPSLSKPSIYHEPSTIGSMALTEGALCQHDLIRVVYSDLHPQRETFTAQNRFEVLSFLMLCYNSAIVYMPASSYQSLCRMGSRVCVSGFPRQHEKHWKELCGRIVLDPEFMVQLLTGVYYAMYNGQWDLGQEVLDDIIYRAQLELFSQPLLVANAMKNSLPFDAPDSSQEGQKVLKVEVTPTVPRISRTAITTASIRRHRWRREGAEGVNGGEESVNLNDADEGFSSGASLSSQPIGTKPSSSQRGSLRKVATGRSAKDKETASAIKSSEIPRDSIVRKQYIQQPTDLSVDSIELTPMKKHLSLPAGQVVPKTNSLSLIRTASASSSKSFDYVNGSQASTSIGVGTEGVTNLAANNANRYSTISLQEDRLGQAGEGKELLSPGAPLTKQSRSPSFNMQLISQV
- the Hycc2 gene encoding hyccin 2 isoform X3 → MWVYLRLTVSRDRQSNGCIEALLLGIYNLEIADKDGNNKVLSFTIPSLSKPSIYHEPSTIGSMALTEGALCQHDLIRVVYSDLHPQRETFTAQNRFEVLSFLMLCYNSAIVYMPASSYQSLCRMGSRVCVSGFPRQHEKHWKELCGRIVLDPEFMVQLLTGVYYAMYNGQWDLGQEVLDDIIYRAQLELFSQPLLVANAMKNSLPFDAPDSSQEGQKVLKVEVTPTVPRISRTAITTASIRRHRWRREDGFDFSNEADSSIPGSPIQHGSTDLGIKRVQEGEVLVRRTPEHGSPEPNSAAATTEGAEGVNGGEESVNLNDADEGFSSGASLSSQPIGTKPSSSQRGSLRKVATGRSAKDKETASAIKSSEIPRDSIVRKQYIQQPTDLSVDSIELTPMKKHLSLPAGQVVPKTNSLSLIRTASASSSKSFDYVNGSQASTSIGVGTEGVTNLAANNANRYSTISLQEDRLGQAGEGKELLSPGAPLTKQSRSPSFNMQLISQV